CAGAATATGGGTTACGAAGCTCGGATCGATGGGTAGAAGGAGAAGGAGCCAAGGAAGGTGGGTCGGCGAGGGGAGGTATGCGACGGTGGAGGCTCGAATCGATGGGTGAAGCTTGATGGAATATGGGTTACGGAGATATTGACTCTGATACTAAGTTGAAAATCAGAGATGGGAGaaggtagaagaagaaagagaggaagatgagATTTTAGAGGaaggagaaaaattttttttttctttcttttcttccgtATTATAGCCTTAGGGGTCCTCCCTCTTTTATACAAGAGTTTCATTCTTTACAAAGGAAGGTGATAATCTATTCTTGGTTATCCCCTAAACAAGAAAAAATCATTCATGGCTATTACCTAAATAGGGAAAGACCATGGATGGAAAAACAGGGTAGGCAAGGTTGTCAACAAAACTCTATAAGCATCAATACTCGGTAGATTTTAGAAACTTGGTACTTGTTTGGTTGGTGAAAAAGAATATTGATCCTCAAGGTGGTTTGGTCTGGTTTAGTCATTAGGCACAACTTAGTGTGGCGTTCTAGTGGTCCAGATGGAGTGCATTAGTATCGACCTGCATGGTTCAACACAGGATATACCATACCATAGCGTATCATATCATTACTGGTTCAGTATCAGTATACGGTACTAGGGGTAAATTGAAACTCGATACATTGAATCAATTTCCATACTAGATGTACCGACATAGGATGGCACTGGTTTGGTATCTGGTATTGAGACGATGTACCTTAATTCAATATGATTCCAAAATTCACCATTTCTTATGCAACTGGCTTGCAGTTTAGCCTGACTTTAAAGCCACCAGACAGAGACTAGCTTTTAAAGGTTTTTGTAGTAGGTTCATTGCAAATGGTTCTCGTAACAAGTTCACTGCATCTGAAACctaagaggggagagaagaaaaaagaacatCCATCGCAAAGTCTCATGAGGTCATTTCCACCCCCACCATACTTGTTCAAACAGCAGGGGGAAATTTGGATTTACCGACAGAGAATCCCAACCAAATGTATGGAGGAAACCATCAAAACATCTGCGgaactttgaactttttaaatggATCGCCTGTCCATTTGCTCCTGGTCCAGTTGATCGATGGTGGTTCCCATGTCTGTAGGTGGCTCCAACACCCACAGTAATATATCCAGACCTTGGCTCAAAGACAGCCATGGCAGAGCCCCCATGTATCCAATAAAAATAATCTCCATAGTAGGAAAGTTGGTTGTGGCAAATCTTAGAAATAAACAGTTACCAAATATTGACCTCCTATTTCGTCTTGTTCCCAACAAGTTGTCACTGACATATCCAGGATTGCTATATTCTATACAGATGGTAGGTAGACATGCagatataaatatatgaatataaGACTACAATGGTAAAAAAAAAATGCGCATTCTTATCTACATTGTGATAGAatacttagcctttcaaataCTCATCATTGAAGAACGAAACCCACATTCCTGTCCTTGCCTACCTCATCTTCTTTTGTTCCCAGCCTCTCCATCTTATTCAAGAGCTCCTCTCTTTGTTATAATTTGGCTAAGTTAAAACTCCTGTAACACAAGATTAATCATACAACATACTACCTCTCTCTATCCCTCCCTTTCCTTCCTACTGCTGCTCAACATTGCCACAAGTGCAGAAACCAGATGTGGATGGTGCCGGTTATCTTCTAAATTGGTTCAGTTAGAAGGCAGAAAAATGACTGTGAACTGGCTGGTGAATAATTTGTAGGTCGGTAGTTGTAGGGTAGGCGCTTCCATCGGTGATCAAGTTCCTGATACAAGCACTACACTATGTCATCATTAATTTTATCTTCATTCATGACAGGGAGATGAACAAATTGGATGTACTTTGCAAGAAATATAACATCTAGAACTTACAATCTAAATATATGATGCTAACAAGGACACTTCCAAACCATAAGACAATAGCAGttcagttgaattagattagattggAGACCACAGCAAGGTTAATCATGATCAATTTATGAATTCTGACCTTCCAATTAAGATTACAATAGAACAAATAAGAAATCATTTCATGTTTTTTAATGGAACAAGTGACAAAGTTCAtctcaattaatttatttttggcTAGAAAATCACAAGAGAGTAGGTCGACACATCATGGGAAAAGACCAAGCCTAACACATCTAGATGGAGGTGGTCAAGTCTTGGATCATGTGGACCCAAGGATGAGTAGTTCTTTGTTGCTAAGGTAGCCTTCATCCTTGTTTATAAGTGGGAAGGTGGTCCTCCAATATTCTAGGCCTTCAAGTGGGTGACTTATATCATAAACCATTAAAGGAAGCCAGCCAGGTTACGGAACTCAAATTGCACCAATAATTTGCCTGTGCTTTATAAAATCTTATATTACCGGAAGAAAGTACAATCCAATTTCTGTAACTGTGCTTTATAAAATCTTATATGACCAGAAGAAAGTACAATCCAATTTCTTTAAGAGATGCATGGAAAGCTTACTCTCGAGGACGGGAAGCCCACAGGGAACTAAGAGCACGCAGGCGGCCATGATATTCTCCAATTGCCAAGAAACTTCGTGCTGCTTGCCGGACCGTCAGAATCCTATGCAGCTGGTGAAGAGTCTGCTGTCTCAAATTATCAGCCTACATAAATCACAAACTTGTTAATTAAGGTCATAAAAAAGGAAATACATGATGCTGAAAAAATCATGAAAGTATTTTTTTTACAAGAATATGAAGGAGAGGCACCACTGTGTACGATTAATTCTTTTTATATGCTTGACAATAAAATGAAGGTGATCATCTAAAAGTTGATAAGAATCTAAAAAGagaaactataattttttttattaatctctaCAATATGTAATACAGTGTGTAATGAATGAATCATAGGCAGAGTGAGAAAAAACATGATGGCATGAGTTGAACTCAAGAAGTCCTTCTCATAAGTTTTGGACTCTTGCAATCATACATATGAAAAAGAATCCTCATGATTAATTCTTTTGATATTTTCTGGAGTTATTTCTTTATGTTCAATGATCAATATCTCGTACTCTTTTCAGGGTCGAAGAGCCTTGCCAAtctttaattctaaaatcaatacGTCCATCATAACAAGTTTAGACTAATAGTAAATAGAGATTAGAGAAAAGCAAACAGCTGTATATCCCTTTACGTGTATCCAAATATTATAGTGTACAAGCGAGACACGAAGCGTGAGTTGGGCGTATCCAAGGACAGAGGAGGTTAGGTTGTTTGATCCTTTCTTATTTCTATACATGGATAGCAACTTCTAAACTTTTTTCAAGGCACCGGCATTTAAAAAGAATCATGTACCTTTTGATTTTGATGTGTCTCTTGGAAttaccaatgaaaaaaaaaaaaaaaaaaagtaagctggagagagaaggagggagtTAAGTACAAACAGAAGAAAGGACAAGGAATAATATATACCAGGGACCTACTAAAGATAAATTCTCTGTCTTTGATGGTCCTTGGAACTTTATTGAAAACTTGACAGGTGTACGTAAACGTATACTCAAATCAACTTTTAAGGATATAATTTTGCCGTCGGTTTGTACGGTGCCACGCGGGAACAGGTTTCAGCCTGTAGTTGGTGGGATGAAAGATTGCCAGACTAACATCTTCTATTCCTGTTCAACAAACTGTTGTCTTGGATTTGGAAGAAGAATTCGGATTTcccaaagaaaaatatgagagcCAAAGGCTGTGAAATTTTTTCATCCTTAAAGACTTGTCAGGATGCACAGTCCCGAAGCCAAAAGGGCAAGAAGGTGGTATTTTGACAAAATTTTCCAAAAAACTTGGTCGAACAGACGCATAGATTCAAGAAAATTCAGCATcatgaggaaaagaaaagaaaaaataatcgaaTTAAAAGACATAAAAAGTCACTTGTCCTGTACAATATTCTTTCAAGATCTttcttttcattataaaaattagCGATAAGATTTGCTTAATATCTAATATATGTTGATCTGTACGTAGTTCTTTACCAGTATCTTCTTTTgcttaaaacaaaaacaagcagacAGATAGAAAACATTTATGCTGTCATAGGAGTTGCTTAGTATCCAAGTTGATGGGAATGCAAGCAAAGCAGCGACAAGTGACACATTTATCGTGCGACATGATTGGATTGTAACATGGTACAGTCCAATTCCGAGCACCATTCCACACTGATCTTTGTTGGGCGATCGGAACCCGTTCACTCTTTCCATCATTTATGTGAAAGATTGAAACCCATCTTCACCAGCATTAGTGCTCTTAATAATTTCCCAGTGACAAGGACTGCCTATAAAGATCAACAAAAGCAGGTGGGGCATAAGAGAAGGACCTGTCGGACGAATCCCTCGAGGTTGGCAAGCTTCCCGAGTGCAACCCCCATTTGATCCATGTAGTTCCCGACGTTGGTGCCTTCACATAGGGATCCACTAGACACTGTATCCCTAAGGGACTGATGGAGTTTCTCCAGGCCCTGCGACAGGGCCTCTTCTGCCTGTTGTGATGACTGCTGAAGGCTACAGATCCCCACCAGCTGTTGCTCCGTTAATGGGTCCAGTTGAGGTATTAGAATCTCCTACAAGGAATTTGAAGAACTCAACAAGAACCTTATCAAGACAAAATTCCAGTGAACAGTGGGTGCAATTTATTTGGTTGCAGATACTTCAATTTGTTTGGTGGAAAGAGAGAGAACAGATATATAGTAGAGGAAACTTATGATAAGTAAGGTGTTTTCAGACCTTGAGTAGCTCAGAAGGTTTGAATCCACCCATCCAAAGGAAACATCGCTCGGCTGGAGTAGTCCACATCCCAGTTATGAGGTGGAAGACGTCGGCTCTGGCAGCGACTCCTTTCAGCcggaacatctcatcatagtgagTGAGGCATTCATCCACTATGACTCTGAGATCGCCCTCTGGGAGGTGGGCTTGCAATCCTCCACGTAGGTTTGTCATGTGCTTGTAGTTTTCATCCAACCATCTATCATATTCCATGTCAAAGATCGCAGCAGCTGTGTATATAAAATACATATCAGATAGATCTTGACGTGTACTTCAGCTACTTAAACGATGCCCGGATGAGTAGGGAGATCATGGTGTTACAGTGATGATGACATCTAAATATTAACATCTATCCAAGTTAGAGATTTTCTGGAACTAAAAACTACTGAGTACGAAGTGGGATGTTGTTACCAGAACTGATATTTTCACCAGCACTTGCTCCTCCAAAGAATAGACCCTAAAGATCATCCAGATTTAATGAAATAAATATCTTGAACAACATGTAAGATGCATAGAAAATGAATAAAAGAAGattatatttatatcttctcAATGTTACCTGCGATCGTGCTCTCTGGAGATCTTGTTCTAACTGAGTTAGTTTGATTCTGCTGGACTCCAACTGTTGTACATAAGCCTGCCAAAATGGAAAAGATTGGTGTGAGATAACCATATTCTAAGGATCCAGCTGCTCTATTTGAACAATTTCTGCATGAGAACTGCTGATTAGAAATTAAACCACCTTCTTTCTCAGTCGGCTTTTGCGCGCTGCCTCTCTATTCTGAGCTAAGCGTCGCAAGGTctgccattaaaaaaaaaaaagaggcagtTAAGCTTAATAATCTTTTACTCTTGTGATTAGGTTCTGTCATCATATAGCTAGCACATACTTTTTGTTTATTTTCTGATATAAATCTTTTTGAGGGGTACTTTTTGtgctataaatcaataaaatgtTTTATAAAGTCGGATGTCCGACAAATGTTCCACCCAACTGCTGAGGGTTACAGACCAGACACTGCTTTCTATTGAACTTCAATCTACACATTAGGACACGGATGTCAGATATCCTATGTGATAATAAAAGTGCTTTGTTTTGTTGTAGGACTTAATCATCCTTGGGTACATGCATGAATGCATGCATGTACATGAATGTTAAAAGCACATGAATGTACATAAATGTATGCATGATAGGACTCCATGCATGCATGTCAATTTGTACAGGCCGTACCTACCAGacgcggagagagagagagacagagagatggATAcatagagagacagagagagagatttCACGACCTTCGCATCTAGTATTTTTCCATCTTTCTCTGCGGTTGCACCAGCCATCCTCCTCTGCCACATGAAATGCATGACAAtggtttcaaataaaaatatcatgtGACCCGATcaaagaagaataaaagaaaaaaaaaaaggtatttttGAAAACGGAGGTCAGTGACAAACGATGCATGTGATTGGAATGTTCCAAGTTTTCCATGGTAGCTGAAACTTTGGTTAGGTGACAACAAAAGGAATAATCATCTATTCTACATAAATAGAGATATTAGATTACCAATTTAACTTAGTCTAGTTCAACAATTATCACCATCCGAAAACTCACTGGACCAAAATGCCCTTAATTTTGGTAATTTGTAAATTTATGAGTAGTTGATACGATAAATTTAATGTGAAAAAAATTGGTTGTTATGGTGAGAGGCAAGTGCACCGACTAGCAACAATAGCAACTCATATTGAAACAAGTTGCAAACTTATaaacccaaaaaagaaaaaaagaaagaaaaactacAACAGCACTCATAGATATCCCAACC
Above is a genomic segment from Elaeis guineensis isolate ETL-2024a chromosome 1, EG11, whole genome shotgun sequence containing:
- the LOC105038245 gene encoding transcription factor TGAL5 isoform X3 translates to MHGVAGIRSDEDRKPFFTTRPPTLEIFPSWPMRFQQTPKGNSQPVESTDSGSAQNTISQLDSDSPVSIKASSEQCSEQNQQQQGMIACDVPATGAAAPNHQPRTQEKRRMAGATAEKDGKILDAKTLRRLAQNREAARKSRLRKKAYVQQLESSRIKLTQLEQDLQRARSQGLFFGGASAGENISSAAAIFDMEYDRWLDENYKHMTNLRGGLQAHLPEGDLRVIVDECLTHYDEMFRLKGVAARADVFHLITGMWTTPAERCFLWMGGFKPSELLKEILIPQLDPLTEQQLVGICSLQQSSQQAEEALSQGLEKLHQSLRDTVSSGSLCEGTNVGNYMDQMGVALGKLANLEGFVRQADNLRQQTLHQLHRILTVRQAARSFLAIGEYHGRLRALSSLWASRPRDACIRNLITDGSAYPTTTDLQIIHQPVHSHFSAF
- the LOC105038245 gene encoding transcription factor TGAL5 isoform X1, whose translation is MANHRVGETGLSESGPSSQPLAYGVHGIPPAATNFFDQEGAAYFGELEAALMHGVAGIRSDEDRKPFFTTRPPTLEIFPSWPMRFQQTPKGNSQPVESTDSGSAQNTISQLDSDSPVSIKASSEQCSEQNQQQQGMIACDVPATGAAAPNHQPRTQEKRRMAGATAEKDGKILDAKTLRRLAQNREAARKSRLRKKAYVQQLESSRIKLTQLEQDLQRARSQGLFFGGASAGENISSAAAIFDMEYDRWLDENYKHMTNLRGGLQAHLPEGDLRVIVDECLTHYDEMFRLKGVAARADVFHLITGMWTTPAERCFLWMGGFKPSELLKEILIPQLDPLTEQQLVGICSLQQSSQQAEEALSQGLEKLHQSLRDTVSSGSLCEGTNVGNYMDQMGVALGKLANLEGFVRQADNLRQQTLHQLHRILTVRQAARSFLAIGEYHGRLRALSSLWASRPRDACIRNLITDGSAYPTTTDLQIIHQPVHSHFSAF
- the LOC105038245 gene encoding transcription factor TGAL5 isoform X2; the encoded protein is MANHRVGETGLSESGPSSQPLAYGVHGIPPAATNFFDQEGAAYFGELEAALMHGVAGIRSDEDRKPFFTTRPPTLEIFPSWPMRFQQTPKGNSQPVESTDSGSAQNTISQLDSDSPVSIKASSEQCSEQNQQQQGMIACDVPATGAAAPNHQPRTQEKRRMAGATAEKDGKILDAKTLRRLAQNREAARKSRLRKKAYVQQLESSRIKLTQLEQDLQRARSQGLFFGGASAGENISSAAAIFDMEYDRWLDENYKHMTNLRGGLQAHLPEGDLRVIVDECLTHYDEMFRLKGVAARADVFHLITGMWTTPAERCFLWMGGFKPSELLKEILIPQLDPLTEQQLVGICSLQQSSQQAEEALSQGLEKLHQSLRDTVSSGSLCEGTNVGNYMDQMGVALGKLANLEGFVRQADNLRQQTLHQLHRILTVRQAARSFLAIGEYHGRLRALSSLWASRPRENLITDGSAYPTTTDLQIIHQPVHSHFSAF